From Watersipora subatra chromosome 8, tzWatSuba1.1, whole genome shotgun sequence, a single genomic window includes:
- the LOC137402765 gene encoding general transcription factor II-I repeat domain-containing protein 2B-like: protein MKMINFFRSQSALRHRNLRKFLKESDAICEDLRTYNNISWLSKGNALSRLWSTRLELTSFLNTCTSLNAKQFQEMMSSSKDMSDLAFLVDICGHLNDLNLKLQSRTRLSLILYQLFKPSLISWSCFW, encoded by the coding sequence ATGAAGATGATCAACTTCTTCAGAAGTCAATCAGCTCTCAGACACAGAAACTTAAGGAAGTTTCTCAAAGAAAGCGATGCCATTTGTGAAGATTTACGaacatacaataacattagCTGGTTAAGTAAGGGAAATGCTCTGTCGAGGCTGTGGAGTACTCGTCTGGAGCTAACCTCATTTCTAAATACATGCACAAGCTTGAATGCAAAACAGTTTCAAGAGATGATGAGCTCTTCTAAAGATATGAGTGACCTTGCCTTCCTTGTTGACATCTGCGGCCATTTGAATGATTTGAACCTCAAGCTTCAATCGAGAACAAGACTATCATTAATACTCTACCAGCTGTTCAAGCCTTCTCTCATTAGTTGGAGTTGTTTCTGGTGA
- the LOC137402766 gene encoding uncharacterized protein — MQSVKTLQVLNDCIENERMVEKLPEWLQLKWIRVVAKADSANKTYPDFKELAEFINEGAHILTLPISQTMISLSHKPSKHNQSDKLSTKNRAIKSFAASIEQKKECICCKSTNHNTADCYRLQKRSKPEKEELIRKNGLCFKCLEHGHLPKDCDKKINCMKCKKGHATANHDSNYQYGKATSHTAGSTLYTTSSLLNMTA; from the coding sequence ATGCAGTCTGTTAAAACGCTGCAAGTTCTCAACGATTGCATTGAAAATGAAAGGATGGTGGAAAAGCTTCCTGAGTGGCTACAGCTTAAATGGATAAGAGTAGTAGCAAAAGCTGATTCGGCTAACAAAACTTATCCAGACTTTAAAGAACTGGCAGAATTTATCAATGAAGGAGCCCACATCTTGACACTTCCAATATCACAAACAATGATATCACTGAGTCATAAACCAAGCAAACATAATCAGAGTGATAAACTTAGCACAAAAAACAGAGCCATTAAAAGTTTTGCAGCTTCCATTGAACAAAAGAAGGAATGTATTTGTTGTAAATCAACTAACCACAACACTGCAGACTGTTACCGTCTCCAAAAAAGGTCCAAACCAGAAAAGGAAGAACTTATTCGAAAGAATGGACTATGTTTCAAATGTTTAGAGCATGGCCACCTGCCGAAGGATTGTGATAAGAAGATAAATTGTATGAAGTGTAAAAAAGGACATGCCACGGCTAATCATGACTCCAACTACCAGTATGGCAAGGCAACTTCACACACTGCTGGATCTACACTCTACACTACCTCTTCACTATTAAATATGACCGCGTAA